A region of Pyxidicoccus parkwaysis DNA encodes the following proteins:
- a CDS encoding sensor histidine kinase — translation MANPGGETTNAGLRLYDFIQERREEVLAEWERRIRAHPVARQLEGPVLRDHIPGLLDRIAHAVRGGPTHVHESLGVLPDVHALERLVAGHDLHTAARELGDLRDTLLMLWEREAAGAINLQELRRLDQAIDSILATVQAQLTERLRRGEARLQAIIDHAPTAIYVKDAEGHMQLPLPDEQGHPPSLCGISKDITERRRTEGALRETSERLRAILDTAVDSIVTIDEHGTILGINAATTRIFGYSAEELVGHDVGKLMPEPDRSQHDTYVQNYLRTGVKKVIGIGREVLGQRKDGHVFPIELAVSETVLPGGRFFTGIVRDISRRKTAQRAQALLMEAGTLLAQPLDVESTLRSLALLAVTHLADYCTVDLLGEDGQLHRQVVRARDSSRQWLADRLMAYPPRMGSGSPAARALETGQPVATVLVPEWLDAMARDGEHRAALEAMEPRALVFIPLVARGRKLGVLSMGSSTSDPRELPAMLELARGVADRAAIAIDNALLLREAQEAVRMREDVVAIVSHDLRNPLNAISLASLSLLRHDPLTEAQGRGLRRIVAAADRAHRMIRDLLDFTQARVGGAIPIHPRPVDLHELTRQVVDEVHLANPGRHISVEARGDGRGEWDEDRLAQVITNLVGNALQHSPADAHVHVSSRAEEQGVSLCVHNPGTPIPADLLPVIFEPYRRGPTAALGRGSIGLGLYITRQIVLGHGGHIDVRSSETEGTTFTVWLPRSPARVVQ, via the coding sequence ATGGCCAACCCCGGGGGGGAGACGACCAATGCGGGCCTCCGCCTGTACGACTTCATCCAGGAGCGGCGGGAGGAAGTGCTCGCCGAATGGGAGCGCCGCATTCGTGCCCATCCCGTGGCCCGACAGCTCGAGGGTCCGGTGCTGAGGGACCACATCCCGGGCCTGTTGGACCGCATCGCCCACGCCGTGCGCGGCGGGCCCACCCACGTGCACGAGTCCCTGGGAGTCCTGCCGGACGTCCATGCCCTGGAGCGACTGGTGGCGGGCCATGACCTGCACACCGCCGCGCGCGAGCTGGGCGACCTGCGCGACACCCTGCTGATGCTGTGGGAGCGCGAGGCCGCGGGGGCCATCAACCTCCAGGAGTTGCGGCGCCTGGACCAGGCCATCGACTCAATCCTCGCAACCGTCCAGGCGCAGCTCACCGAGCGGCTGCGCCGCGGCGAGGCACGGCTCCAGGCCATCATCGACCATGCGCCCACGGCCATCTACGTGAAGGACGCGGAGGGGCACATGCAGCTCCCCCTGCCCGACGAGCAGGGCCACCCGCCATCCCTGTGCGGCATCTCCAAGGACATCACCGAGCGACGGCGCACGGAGGGCGCGCTGCGCGAGACGAGCGAGCGGCTGCGCGCCATCCTCGACACGGCGGTGGACAGCATCGTCACCATCGACGAGCACGGCACCATCCTCGGCATCAACGCGGCCACCACGCGCATCTTCGGGTACAGCGCGGAGGAGCTGGTGGGGCACGACGTCGGCAAGCTGATGCCCGAGCCCGACCGGAGCCAGCACGACACGTACGTGCAAAACTACCTGCGCACGGGCGTGAAGAAGGTCATCGGCATCGGCCGCGAGGTGCTGGGGCAGCGCAAGGACGGGCACGTGTTCCCCATCGAGCTCGCCGTCAGCGAGACGGTGCTTCCCGGCGGGCGTTTCTTCACCGGCATCGTCCGTGACATCTCCCGGCGCAAGACGGCGCAGCGGGCACAGGCCCTGCTGATGGAGGCGGGCACGCTGCTGGCGCAGCCGCTGGACGTGGAGTCCACGCTGCGCAGCCTCGCCCTGCTCGCGGTGACGCACCTGGCGGACTACTGCACGGTGGACCTGCTGGGCGAGGACGGACAGCTCCACCGGCAGGTGGTGCGGGCGAGGGATTCGTCGCGCCAGTGGCTCGCGGACCGGCTCATGGCCTATCCGCCCCGGATGGGCTCGGGCAGTCCCGCCGCCCGCGCGCTGGAGACGGGACAGCCGGTGGCCACCGTCCTCGTGCCCGAGTGGCTGGACGCCATGGCACGCGACGGGGAGCACCGGGCCGCGCTGGAGGCGATGGAGCCTCGCGCCCTGGTCTTCATCCCGCTGGTGGCGCGGGGCAGGAAGCTGGGCGTGCTCAGCATGGGCTCCTCCACGTCGGACCCGAGGGAGCTGCCCGCCATGCTGGAGCTCGCGCGCGGCGTGGCGGACCGCGCCGCCATCGCCATCGACAATGCGCTGCTCCTGCGCGAGGCCCAGGAGGCGGTGCGCATGCGCGAGGACGTGGTGGCCATCGTCAGCCACGATTTGCGCAACCCGCTCAATGCCATCTCATTGGCGTCGCTGTCGCTGCTGCGGCATGACCCGCTCACCGAAGCGCAGGGCCGGGGCCTGCGGCGCATCGTCGCCGCGGCGGACCGCGCGCACCGGATGATTCGCGACCTGCTCGACTTCACGCAGGCGCGCGTGGGCGGTGCCATTCCCATCCACCCGCGCCCGGTGGACCTGCACGAATTGACACGGCAGGTGGTGGACGAGGTGCACCTGGCCAACCCCGGGCGCCACATCTCCGTGGAAGCGCGCGGCGACGGGCGCGGCGAGTGGGACGAGGACCGGCTCGCGCAGGTCATCACCAACCTCGTCGGCAATGCGCTCCAGCACAGCCCGGCGGACGCGCACGTGCACGTGTCCTCACGCGCGGAGGAGCAGGGCGTGTCGCTGTGCGTCCACAACCCGGGCACGCCCATTCCCGCGGACCTGCTGCCCGTCATCTTCGAGCCCTACCGCCGGGGCCCCACCGCCGCGTTGGGGCGGGGCAGCATCGGCCTGGGGCTCTACATCACCCGGCAGATTGTCCTCGGCCACGGAGGCCACATCGACGTGCGCTCGTCGGAGACGGAGGGCACCACCTTCACGGTGTGGCTGCCCCGGAGTCCGGCGCGCGTGGTGCAGTGA
- a CDS encoding response regulator, translated as MSRPIMGIRCVHILVVEDNDDTREGITEYLRAKGHQVSSAANGREALLALSQLPRPCVVLLDWVMPVMGGEELLRLLELQQALEGVTVVAVTARNTLPEDVPLRAVVSKPLDLSRLMRVVGEVAARPAA; from the coding sequence ATGTCCCGGCCAATCATGGGCATCAGGTGCGTACACATTCTCGTCGTCGAGGACAATGACGACACACGCGAGGGAATCACCGAGTACTTGAGGGCGAAGGGGCACCAGGTCTCCTCCGCCGCCAACGGGCGCGAGGCACTGCTGGCACTCAGCCAGCTCCCCCGCCCCTGCGTGGTGCTGCTGGATTGGGTGATGCCGGTGATGGGCGGTGAGGAATTGCTCCGGCTGCTCGAGCTCCAGCAGGCCCTCGAAGGCGTCACCGTGGTGGCCGTGACGGCACGGAACACGCTGCCCGAGGACGTGCCCCTGAGGGCCGTGGTGTCCAAGCCGCTGGATTTGAGCCGCTTGATGCGCGTGGTGGGCGAAGTGGCCGCGCGGCCCGCGGCGTGA
- the sugE gene encoding quaternary ammonium compound efflux SMR transporter SugE: protein MSWVLLVIAGLLEVCWAIGLKYTEGFTRPIPSILTGSAIVTSMVLLGIAAKTLPIGTAYAVWVGIGALGAAVLGIFLFHEPATPLRIFFLSLLLVAIVGLKATSGAVEAP from the coding sequence ATGTCGTGGGTCCTTCTCGTCATCGCCGGGCTGCTCGAGGTCTGCTGGGCCATCGGGCTCAAGTACACCGAGGGCTTCACCCGCCCCATTCCCAGCATCCTCACCGGTTCCGCCATCGTCACCAGCATGGTGCTGCTGGGCATCGCCGCGAAGACGCTGCCCATCGGTACGGCGTACGCGGTGTGGGTGGGCATCGGAGCACTGGGCGCCGCCGTGCTGGGCATCTTCCTCTTCCACGAGCCCGCGACGCCGCTGCGCATCTTCTTCCTGTCGCTGCTGCTCGTCGCCATCGTCGGCCTCAAGGCCACGAGCGGCGCTGTCGAAGCGCCCTGA
- a CDS encoding D-alanine--D-alanine ligase family protein: MPAGPLRIAVLHYQPKGDAADAVVGQVRAALEEAGHTTVDVGVDESVTDLMRKVTSSRADLVFNICETFAEDYRLEVNVAAVLELARVPFTGSGTAGLLLAQDKILTKQLLQFHGVLTPRFATFDGESFQTSGDLKFPLIVKPARSDASMGLGVEKDMEGLARRVRRIRQEFDDEALAEEFIEGREIYVGVLGDHANPQVLPVVELDFGRKWSRKRMKIANREVKFAPETEGSPRLLVPHDLSDELRGRVERAAVTAFRALKLRDYARIDFRVSSRTNEPYLLEVNPNPYLEAQCEVALGARERGMSYPRLVQHIVEVAARRHGLSRGKASRVEAPASEPAGAH, encoded by the coding sequence ATGCCCGCCGGCCCCCTGCGCATCGCGGTCCTCCACTACCAGCCGAAGGGGGACGCCGCCGACGCCGTCGTCGGGCAGGTCCGCGCCGCGCTGGAGGAGGCGGGCCACACCACCGTGGACGTCGGCGTGGACGAGAGCGTCACCGACCTGATGCGCAAGGTGACGTCGAGCCGCGCGGACCTCGTCTTCAACATCTGCGAGACGTTCGCCGAGGACTACCGGCTGGAGGTGAACGTCGCCGCGGTGCTGGAGTTGGCGCGCGTGCCCTTCACGGGCTCGGGCACGGCGGGGCTCCTGCTGGCGCAGGACAAAATCCTCACCAAGCAGCTCCTCCAGTTCCACGGCGTGCTCACCCCGCGCTTCGCCACGTTCGACGGCGAATCCTTCCAGACGAGCGGCGACCTCAAGTTCCCCCTCATCGTGAAGCCCGCGCGCTCGGACGCGTCCATGGGGCTGGGCGTGGAGAAGGACATGGAGGGGCTGGCCCGGCGCGTGCGCAGGATTCGTCAGGAGTTCGACGACGAGGCGCTCGCGGAGGAGTTCATCGAGGGGCGTGAAATCTACGTGGGCGTGCTCGGGGACCACGCCAATCCTCAAGTGTTGCCGGTGGTGGAGCTGGACTTCGGGCGGAAGTGGAGCCGCAAGCGGATGAAGATTGCCAACCGCGAGGTGAAGTTCGCCCCCGAGACGGAGGGCAGCCCCCGGCTGCTGGTGCCGCACGACTTGTCCGACGAACTGCGCGGCCGGGTGGAGCGCGCGGCGGTGACGGCCTTCCGCGCGCTCAAGCTGCGCGACTACGCGCGCATCGACTTCCGCGTGTCCAGCCGGACGAACGAGCCGTACCTCCTGGAGGTGAATCCCAATCCCTACCTGGAGGCGCAGTGCGAGGTGGCGCTCGGCGCGCGGGAGCGGGGCATGTCCTATCCGCGGCTCGTGCAGCACATCGTCGAGGTGGCCGCGCGGCGCCACGGCCTGTCGCGCGGGAAGGCCTCGCGCGTGGAGGCGCCTGCTTCCGAGCCTGCTGGAGCGCACTGA
- a CDS encoding putative zinc-binding metallopeptidase, with protein MLTPPSHSGVQMREKHPAQQGDGRGRLPPHREQLLKARIKDLSLRLAGTQLERDIAQLHAELEARGISFKPQCYLSDEWGCPSGVPVIGVPFYLADAELHSIEEELGGGVETEEEILMYLRHEAGHAFNYAYRLYDTDEWRKVFGDYSRPYRDDYKARPFSRRYVHHISGWYAQKHPDEDFAETFAVWLTPGSDWRKRYQGWGALKKLQYVEDIVAKLGRTPPLTQLAEPDLTTEEMEGSVLDYYRQRELDEKVDLELRDAFDQSLEDIFYGPGEAPARAETLVRSERQRLLSAVSRYTGVSRAVVRALVDHLADRTAALGLTLHPDDSREAAVHIASLVTALAMNHLYTDRFYEE; from the coding sequence ATGCTGACTCCGCCCTCTCATTCCGGCGTGCAGATGCGCGAGAAACATCCCGCCCAGCAGGGAGATGGGCGCGGAAGGCTGCCGCCCCACCGCGAGCAACTCCTGAAGGCGCGCATCAAGGACCTGTCGCTGCGCCTCGCGGGCACGCAGCTGGAGCGCGACATCGCGCAGCTCCACGCGGAGCTGGAGGCCCGGGGCATCTCCTTCAAGCCCCAGTGCTACCTGTCCGACGAGTGGGGATGTCCTTCCGGCGTCCCCGTCATCGGCGTGCCCTTCTACCTGGCGGACGCGGAGCTGCACTCGATTGAAGAGGAGCTGGGCGGCGGCGTGGAGACGGAGGAGGAAATCCTCATGTACCTCCGCCACGAGGCCGGCCACGCCTTCAACTACGCGTACCGGCTCTATGACACGGACGAGTGGCGCAAGGTGTTCGGCGACTACTCGCGTCCGTACCGCGACGACTACAAGGCGCGGCCCTTCTCGCGGCGCTACGTGCACCACATCTCCGGCTGGTACGCGCAGAAGCATCCGGACGAGGACTTCGCGGAGACGTTCGCCGTGTGGCTCACGCCCGGCAGCGACTGGCGCAAGCGCTACCAGGGCTGGGGCGCGCTGAAGAAGCTCCAGTACGTGGAGGACATCGTCGCGAAGCTGGGCCGCACGCCGCCGCTGACACAGCTCGCCGAGCCGGACCTCACCACCGAGGAGATGGAGGGCAGCGTCCTCGACTACTACCGCCAGCGCGAGCTGGACGAGAAGGTGGACCTGGAGCTGCGCGACGCCTTCGACCAGTCGCTGGAGGACATCTTCTACGGACCGGGCGAGGCCCCCGCTCGCGCGGAGACGCTGGTCCGCTCCGAGCGCCAGCGCCTGCTCTCCGCGGTGAGCCGCTACACGGGCGTGAGCCGCGCCGTGGTGCGCGCCCTGGTGGACCACCTCGCGGACCGCACCGCCGCGCTCGGCCTCACGCTGCACCCGGACGACAGCCGCGAGGCCGCCGTCCACATCGCCTCGCTGGTGACGGCGCTGGCGATGAACCACCTCTACACCGACCGCTTCTACGAGGAATGA
- a CDS encoding NAD(P)H-quinone oxidoreductase encodes MRAVVLEEFGEPEVMHVREVPRPQPGPRQLRVRVRASALNRGDTVQRSGGYPLPPGIKTPRMGIEVAGEVEAVGAEVRAWSPGQRVFGLVDGGGYAEACLMEEGMAIPIPEGWSFVQAAATPEAFITAHESLLMLGGLREGQSVLIHAGGSGIGTACIQVAKAMGAKVFFTVSTEEKRRRCLELGADAGVLRTERNFAREVPALNGGAGVDLVEDFVGGAALERNLSVLKFGGCLLLLGMLDGMSAELDLRQVVMRRLQLKGMALRPLSPEERVAVTRRFRERWLPELVAGRVRPIIDSTFPLERAADAHRRMESNASFGKIVLEV; translated from the coding sequence ATGAGGGCGGTGGTGCTGGAGGAGTTCGGCGAGCCGGAGGTCATGCACGTGCGCGAGGTTCCGCGCCCGCAGCCCGGGCCGCGCCAGCTCCGCGTGCGCGTGCGCGCGTCCGCGCTGAATCGCGGAGACACGGTGCAGCGCAGCGGCGGCTACCCGCTGCCACCCGGCATCAAGACTCCGCGCATGGGCATCGAGGTGGCGGGCGAGGTGGAGGCCGTGGGCGCCGAGGTGCGCGCCTGGTCCCCGGGCCAGCGCGTCTTCGGGCTCGTGGACGGCGGCGGCTACGCGGAGGCGTGCCTCATGGAGGAGGGGATGGCCATTCCCATTCCCGAGGGCTGGTCCTTCGTGCAGGCGGCGGCCACGCCGGAGGCCTTCATCACCGCGCACGAGTCGCTGCTGATGCTGGGCGGCCTGCGCGAGGGCCAGTCCGTGCTCATCCACGCGGGAGGCAGCGGCATCGGCACCGCGTGCATCCAGGTGGCGAAGGCGATGGGCGCGAAGGTGTTCTTCACCGTGAGCACGGAGGAGAAGCGGCGCCGGTGCCTGGAGTTGGGCGCGGACGCGGGCGTGCTGCGCACGGAGCGCAACTTCGCGCGTGAGGTGCCGGCGCTCAACGGCGGCGCGGGCGTGGACCTCGTCGAGGACTTCGTCGGCGGCGCGGCGCTGGAGCGCAACCTGTCCGTGCTGAAGTTCGGAGGCTGCCTGCTGCTGCTGGGCATGCTGGACGGCATGAGCGCGGAGCTGGATTTGCGGCAGGTGGTGATGCGGCGGCTCCAGCTCAAGGGCATGGCGCTGCGCCCGCTGTCTCCAGAGGAGCGGGTGGCCGTCACGCGGCGCTTCCGCGAGCGGTGGCTGCCGGAGCTCGTGGCCGGGCGCGTGCGCCCCATCATCGACTCCACCTTCCCGCTGGAGCGCGCGGCGGACGCGCACCGGCGCATGGAGTCCAACGCCAGCTTCGGGAAGATCGTCCTGGAGGTGTAG
- a CDS encoding MaoC/PaaZ C-terminal domain-containing protein: protein MKKMVTAHKKVGKQRYRETHGLYFEDFEVGDVFEHRPGRTLTDVDNIWQSLLCLNTHPLHIDAVYASKTEWKKPLMSSLVTLAIVGGMSLNSTSAKGVANLGWDKIRLTAPVFVGDTIYAESRVLDKRMSKSRKTQGVVSVETKGLKADGTVFMTFERSFLVPLRKHSVDVDANY from the coding sequence CGCGAGACGCACGGCCTCTACTTCGAGGACTTCGAGGTGGGCGACGTGTTCGAGCACCGCCCCGGGCGCACCCTCACCGACGTGGACAACATCTGGCAGTCCCTGCTGTGCCTCAACACGCATCCGCTCCACATCGACGCCGTCTACGCGAGCAAGACGGAGTGGAAGAAGCCCCTCATGTCCAGCCTGGTGACGCTGGCCATCGTCGGGGGCATGAGCCTCAACAGCACCAGCGCGAAGGGCGTGGCCAACCTGGGCTGGGACAAGATACGACTCACCGCCCCCGTCTTCGTGGGGGACACCATCTACGCGGAGAGCCGCGTGCTGGACAAACGCATGTCGAAGTCGCGCAAGACGCAGGGCGTGGTCTCTGTTGAGACGAAGGGCTTGAAGGCGGACGGCACCGTCTTCATGACGTTCGAGCGCTCCTTCCTCGTGCCACTTCGCAAGCACAGCGTGGACGTCGATGCCAACTACTGA